One Thermoanaerobaculum aquaticum genomic window, TGGTCCTGCACCTGCCCCAGGGGACCCTCACCTTGCGGGTGGACGCCTCCGGGGAAAGGGCGCAAGAGCTGCGCTTTGCCCAGTACTGGGATTCCCGCCGGGGAGAGCTGGTCCCCCGCACCATCCTGGGCTTTACCCCTGCCGACCCCCGCCAGCTTTTGGCCCTGGAGTTTCTGCTGGACCCCGAGGTGCAGCTGGTGGTGCTGGATGGGCCGGCGGGCTCCGGAAAAACCCGCCTCATGGTGGTGGCGGCCCTTTACCTGCTCTTTGGCCAGCCCACCAGCTTCCGGGTGAAAAGCCCCGGGGTGCTGCCGCCGCCCCTGTACCCCAACGGCTTGATCTTGCTCCGCCCCGAGCACTCCGCCAGCCAGTTTGAAATGGGGTACCTCCCCGGGGATCACGACGCCAAGCTCTCCCCGTGGCTGGAGCCCTTTTTCCAAGCGATCCGCTCGGTGTCCTTGGCCAACGGTCGGGATTTCCTGCAGGACCTGGAAGCTTCCGGGCGGCTTACCTTGCTTTCCACCTCGCTGTTGCGGGGTTTGGACATTGAGGATTCGCTGGTGCTGGTGGACGAATTGCAAAACGGCGACCGGCATTTGGCGAAAACGCTCATGAGCCGCTTTTGCGCCAGCTCCAAGGTGGCCCTGGCCGGCTGCTTGGACCCCGTGCAAATTGACAACCCGTACGTGGATTGGCGCTCCAATGCCCTCACCCGCATCAAGGAAACCTACAAGGGCTTTGGGCCGTACGTGGCGCAGGTGCGGCTTTCCCGCAACTACCGCGGGCCGATTTCCACCCGCGCCGATGCTTTGTAAAGGAGGCAACGATGTTTACCGGGGTTTTCTTGCTGCTTGTGCTGGCGTCAAGCGGTAAGGAGGTGAACATGGTGCAACAGCTCCACTGGCATGGGCATGACTGCTTCCGCTTGGACGGTCCTCCGGTGGTTTACGTGGACCCCTTCAAGCTGCCGGAGGGCCTCCCCAAGGCCGACCTCATCCTCATCACCCACGACCACTTCGATCACTGCTCCCCCGAGGATGTGGCCAAGATCAAAAAGGCCGGCACCATCATCGTGGGACCTTCCTCGGTAGCCAAGAAGCTTTCCGGGGTGCAGGTGATCGCTGCCGGGGAAACCAAGACCTTTGCGGGGGTCACGGTCAAGGCGGTTCCCGCCTACAACCTCCAAAAGCAGTTCCACCCCAAATCCTACGGCGGGCTTGGCTACGTCTTTACCGTGGGCGGCTTCACCTACTACCACGCCGGGGATACCGACTTCATTCCGGAAATGGCCAACCTCGCCCCCGACGTGGCGCTTTTGCCGGTGTCCGGCACCTACGTGATGACCGCCCAGGAAGCCGCCGAAGCGGCCAGGAGCATCAAGCCCAAGGTAGCCGTGCCCATGCACTACGGCAGCATCGTGGGGGAGGAGGTAGACGCAAAAAAGTTTGCCAAGCTCTTGGAAGGCAGCTCCATTGCCGTGGTGATCAAGCACCGGGAGTGAGCTCGCGAGCTTCCAGCCGTTGCGGCTGCAGCCTCAAGCTTTGGCTTTAAGGAGCAGAAACTCCTCCAGGTTGCCGGCCGGACCGGGAAGCGGGGAAGGGCAACGGGAAACAACCTCCAGGCCCAGGGCTTGGGCTTCGGCGATGACCCTTTGAATGGCCGCTTCCCGCAGCTGCGGGTCTCGTACCACCCCGCCTTTGCCCACGTGCCCTTTGCCCACCTCAAACTGGGGCTTGACCAGCACGCACAAAAGCCCTTCCGGTGCCAAAAGCGGCAGCAGGCGCGGCAAAACCAGGGTCACGGAAATGAAGGAAACGTCCACGGTGACGAGCTGGAAGCACCCACCCCCCACATCCTCCGGCTGAAGGTAGCGGGCGTTGATGCCTTCCACCACCCTGACCCGGGGATCCTGGCGGAGGCTCCAGTCCAGCTGCCCCTTGCCCACGTCCACCGCCACCACCTCCCGGGCACCGCGGGCAAGCAGCACGTGGGTGAACCCCCCGGTAGAGGCCCCCACATCCAGGCACCTTTTGCCTTCCGGGGAAACCCCAAAAAACTCCAGAGCCCCCGCCAGCTTCACCCCACCCCGGGAAACCCAGGGGTGCTCCGGGGCCTCCACCGTCACCTGGGCATCGCCGGCCACCAGCTTCCCCGGCTTGTCCACCACCTGGCCATCAACCCGTACCCGGCCAGCAAGCACCAGGGCCTGGGCCTTTTGCCGGGTAGGGGCCAACCCCCGCTCCACCAGGAGGGCATCCAGCCTGACCTTGGGCACCCCCGAGCCAGGCAACCCCTCAGCTCCTCCGCTGGCACACGAAGGCCACCAGCTCGCCCAAAAGCCCGCTGGGGTCCAGGCGGCTGGCCTCCTGCTGCAGCGTGTGGCTCAGCTCCGCCAGAACCTGCCGGCTTTTTTCCAAGCCAAAGACCCGCGGGTAGGTGAGCTTGGCTTGCGCGTCGTCCTTGCCGGGGCTTTTGCCCAGCTCTTCCGGGGTTCCGGTGACATCCAGGATGTCATCGGCCACTTGAAAGGCAACCCCCAGCTGCAAGCCAAACCGCTCCAAAGCCGAAACCAGCTCCGGGGGAGCGGAAGCCAAAACCGCCCCGCAGGCCAGGCAAGCAGCAATGAAGCGCGCGGTCTTGGCTTCGTGGATGCGCCGCAGCCGCTGGGCTTCGGCCGGGGCGCCGGACGCGGCCAAATCCTCCACCTGCCCTCCCGCCATCCCCTGGGAGCCCACGGCTTCCGCAACCCTCCGGCAAACCTCAGCGCGAAGGGGGGCCCAGCGATCCCCTGGAGGGTAGGAAGCCAGCCAGCGGAAACCTTCGGTGAGCAGGGCATCCCCGGCCAAGATCGCCAGGGCTTCGCCAAAAACCACGTGCAGGGTGGGCTTGCCCCGCCGCAGGGTGTCGTTGTCCATGGCCGGCAGGTCGTCGTGCACCAGGGAGTAGGTGTGGATGAGCTCCACCCCGCAGGCGGCGGCTAAAACCGCGTTCGGGTCCCCGCCGGCAATGCGGTGGCCCAGGCGGAAGAGGATGGGGCGCAGGCGCTTGCCCCCCGCCAGCACGGCGTAGCGCATGGCGCGGTGCAGCTCGGAGGGCCAGGCCTCCTCCGCCGGCAAAAGCTCTTCCAGGGCGCGGTCAATGGCCTCCCGCTCCTGTTGCAGGAAAAGCTCAATCACCTTCCTTCTCCACGGCAAAGGGTGCGGTTTCCGGCTCCTCGCCTTCCTCAGCTTCGGCCAGAAGCTGCTCCACCCGGCGCTCCACGGCGGTCAGCTGGGTTTTCAGCTTCTTGGCCAGCTTGATGCCCCGTTCAAAGAGCTTCAGAGCTTCCTCCAACGGCACCGTGTCGTCTTCCAGCTTGGAGACAATGGCCTCCAGCTCACCTAAGGCTTGTTCAAAGCTTTCCTTGCTCATTCCACCTCCTCGTTTTCACCCAAAGAAAAGAGCGCCTGCTGCTGCCCGGCCTCCCTCCCCACCACCAGCGAGCGCACCAGCCCCTGGGAAAGCTGGGTTTTAAGCCGCTGCCCTGGCTGCACGTCCTCCGCCCGCCGCAGCGGCCGGGGGTCCCCTTCCACGGTAGTAATGGAGTACCCCCGCTTGAGGATCCCGGTGGGTGAAAGGGCTTGCAGCGCCCTCACTTTGGCGGCAAGCTCCAGCTTCCGGCGGGAAACCAGCGCCCTGAGCCTTTCCCGCAGCATGGCTTCCTGGCCGGCCAGCAACTGCCAGCGGCGGGCGGCGCCAAACCGCACCGGCCAGGCGTAAAGCCGGGAAACCAAAAGCTGATACCCCCGATGGCGCCGCAGCACAAGCCCGCGCAGGAGCTGCGGCAAAACTTCTGCCCGTTGCAAAACCGTGCGGATCTGCCGCACCCGAGCTGGAAAAAGCGCCAAACCC contains:
- a CDS encoding PhoH family protein gives rise to the protein MNPVDVYIPDTSALVENPDCLDRLLAPGNMVILLQQVLKELAHLQGSRHKSEGVKAAARAAVRKILALRNASLIHPDPTPVLSGRIPFSSLPTTPNGGVLAWEPPPAAVSENGNGDGVIIAAAERIASLVRGHNGFRVVLISEDSNMLLTCDAKGIPAEALRYGKVALESPEDLFCGVVEGEGSGDLWDEFLASGPPRERFLPMESLRTLVAEPLPNLGVVLHLPQGTLTLRVDASGERAQELRFAQYWDSRRGELVPRTILGFTPADPRQLLALEFLLDPEVQLVVLDGPAGSGKTRLMVVAALYLLFGQPTSFRVKSPGVLPPPLYPNGLILLRPEHSASQFEMGYLPGDHDAKLSPWLEPFFQAIRSVSLANGRDFLQDLEASGRLTLLSTSLLRGLDIEDSLVLVDELQNGDRHLAKTLMSRFCASSKVALAGCLDPVQIDNPYVDWRSNALTRIKETYKGFGPYVAQVRLSRNYRGPISTRADAL
- a CDS encoding MBL fold metallo-hydrolase, whose protein sequence is MFTGVFLLLVLASSGKEVNMVQQLHWHGHDCFRLDGPPVVYVDPFKLPEGLPKADLILITHDHFDHCSPEDVAKIKKAGTIIVGPSSVAKKLSGVQVIAAGETKTFAGVTVKAVPAYNLQKQFHPKSYGGLGYVFTVGGFTYYHAGDTDFIPEMANLAPDVALLPVSGTYVMTAQEAAEAARSIKPKVAVPMHYGSIVGEEVDAKKFAKLLEGSSIAVVIKHRE
- a CDS encoding TlyA family RNA methyltransferase, producing MPGSGVPKVRLDALLVERGLAPTRQKAQALVLAGRVRVDGQVVDKPGKLVAGDAQVTVEAPEHPWVSRGGVKLAGALEFFGVSPEGKRCLDVGASTGGFTHVLLARGAREVVAVDVGKGQLDWSLRQDPRVRVVEGINARYLQPEDVGGGCFQLVTVDVSFISVTLVLPRLLPLLAPEGLLCVLVKPQFEVGKGHVGKGGVVRDPQLREAAIQRVIAEAQALGLEVVSRCPSPLPGPAGNLEEFLLLKAKA
- a CDS encoding polyprenyl synthetase family protein produces the protein MIELFLQQEREAIDRALEELLPAEEAWPSELHRAMRYAVLAGGKRLRPILFRLGHRIAGGDPNAVLAAACGVELIHTYSLVHDDLPAMDNDTLRRGKPTLHVVFGEALAILAGDALLTEGFRWLASYPPGDRWAPLRAEVCRRVAEAVGSQGMAGGQVEDLAASGAPAEAQRLRRIHEAKTARFIAACLACGAVLASAPPELVSALERFGLQLGVAFQVADDILDVTGTPEELGKSPGKDDAQAKLTYPRVFGLEKSRQVLAELSHTLQQEASRLDPSGLLGELVAFVCQRRS
- the xseB gene encoding exodeoxyribonuclease VII small subunit, giving the protein MSKESFEQALGELEAIVSKLEDDTVPLEEALKLFERGIKLAKKLKTQLTAVERRVEQLLAEAEEGEEPETAPFAVEKEGD